A portion of the Pseudomonas synxantha BG33R genome contains these proteins:
- a CDS encoding TPM domain-containing protein: MRLLRIGLAFWLLACMGMAQAALTFPALTGRVVDNAQMIDPATRQQLTQQLQALEQTSGDQLVVVTVPDLQGVQIEDYGYQLGRAWGIGQKGKDNGALLIVARDERQLRIEVGYGLEGVLTDAQSWVIINQVILPKFKTGNFSQGISDGVAAMIQVVGGEPLAVPAHVADANFAKDNPGFSIGLFILLIGVLWLCNRMGLPVGAILLAILSSSGRGGGGGGGGGGFRGGGGGFGGGGASGGW, from the coding sequence ATGCGTTTATTACGGATAGGCCTGGCGTTCTGGCTACTGGCTTGCATGGGCATGGCCCAGGCGGCCCTGACCTTCCCGGCATTGACCGGGCGGGTGGTGGACAACGCCCAGATGATCGACCCGGCAACGCGCCAGCAGCTCACTCAACAGCTGCAGGCGCTGGAGCAGACCTCCGGTGACCAGCTTGTGGTGGTCACCGTGCCCGACCTGCAGGGCGTCCAGATTGAAGACTACGGTTATCAATTGGGGCGCGCATGGGGCATCGGCCAGAAGGGCAAGGACAACGGCGCGCTGTTGATCGTTGCCCGTGATGAGCGCCAATTGCGCATCGAAGTCGGTTACGGCCTGGAAGGTGTGCTGACGGATGCGCAGTCCTGGGTGATCATCAACCAGGTGATCCTGCCCAAGTTCAAGACCGGCAATTTCAGCCAGGGCATCAGCGACGGCGTGGCGGCGATGATCCAGGTGGTGGGCGGTGAACCCCTGGCGGTGCCCGCCCATGTGGCGGATGCGAATTTCGCCAAGGATAACCCCGGGTTTTCCATCGGCCTGTTTATCCTGCTGATCGGCGTGTTGTGGCTGTGCAATCGCATGGGCTTGCCGGTAGGCGCTATCCTGCTGGCCATTCTCAGCAGCAGCGGCCGCGGCGGTGGTGGGGGCGGCGGTGGCGGTGGTTTCCGTGGCGGCGGTGGTGGCTTCGGCGGTGGCGGGGCTTCGGGCGGCTGGTAA